acttacgaggtctaatgacaaagacaagaagcagctcacagagccatgaagaaacagtcaagtacatcaaggagaagatcagagagaatccctctccagagaggtgcatcaatctgttccactgtctgaatgaactgaatgaccattctctagtggaggaggtCCAAAGCTACATGAGCTCAGGAAATCTCTCAGAAGCCaaactgtcacctgcacagtggtcagctctggtctttgtgttgctgacttcagaaaaggagctggatgagtttgacctgaagaaatactccagatcagaggaaggtcttctgagactgctgccagtggtcaaagcctccagagctgctctgtaAGTACATAAAACAACACTTAAGTACTAATCATCCGGAAGAAGTATTCAGTttagagaaaaatatgtattGTTGAATAACATATTTAATCAGTGTGTTGGTATTCACATTAGAataacaatatgaccatacaattctaagagacggaagatgaatctatatgttgtttgagagaataaaccaaatgcatTTTCCATTGTCCTAAACTACTggtgttaaattaacagtgtgtttgtaAAATCATGATGATCTCTTtacaggctgtcaggctgtggagtcacagaagaaggctgtgcttctctggtctcagctctggagtcaaacccctcacacctgaaagagctggatctgagtaacaatgacctgaaggattcaggagtgaagctgctctctgctggactggggaatccccactgtaaactggagactctgaggtcagtattcctgtagttggtcaacaagtgataactgttcaccagatccacatgtgtttaccagacacacatagtccacaccatatgctCCAGCATTTAGGATTTGAGAtataatgtttcatattaggcgaCAGTatatcaccttttatttgagggtattttcatacacgtgagttttactgtttagaaatgaaagcactctgTGTCTATTTATCCCATTTGACAATGTCGTAATCATTTTGAccaattcacttatagtgtattaaagtcataagtttagtatttggtcccatattccatgcctgcagtgatcacatcaagcttgtgattctacaaacttgttgaatgtatttgcagtttgtcttggttttgttttggatgatgtttttcccaATAGAAACtaaatggtgaataatgtcctgtcattttggagtcacttcacttgtattgtcagtaataatagaagatgtttctgaacacttctacattcatgtggatgataCCATGACTAtgcataatcatgaatgaatcgtgaataatgacaaatgagaaagttacagaggcacaaagatcagacctggtgagaggttggcatgttttgttgtagcctctgttattggtaatggtgagaggttggcatgttttgttgtagtctctgttattggtaatggtgagaggttagcatgttttgttgtagcctctgttattggtaatggtgagaggttggcatgttttgttgtagcctctgttattggtaatggtgagaggttagcatgttttgttgtagtctcagttattggtaatggtgagaggttggcatgttttgttgtagcctctgttattggtaatggtgagaggttagcatgttttgttgtagcctctgttattggtaatggtgagaggttagcatgttttgttgtagcctctgttattggtaatggtgagaggttagcatgttttgttgcagCCTCTAACTTTCTCAGTCATTCGTTATTATTCATGatttattcatgatttttcttaatcctggcatcatgaggattattttagtagtgtttagaaacatgttatctactcacttagacaGAAGATTAATCCACTCATCATCCACCAttcagggcggcaggtagtctagtggttagagctttgggctagtaaccgaatggttgcaatatgaaatccccgagctgacaagataaaaatctgtcgttctacccctgaacaaggcagttaatccactgttcctaggccgtcattgaaattaagaatttgttcttaactgacttgcccagttaaataaaggaaaaataaaaaaactatcgggcaaaacataacccaaaacacaagcAAAACAAACTCAAAATGCAAATCTGTGTTTGGAACCAAAAActgaacttttgactactttaagaCACTATAAGTGAATTGCTCAGAACACTTATCATTTCTTCAAATggagggggactagatacataaagtgctatAATTGCTAAACGTTGAaacatatgtatgaaaatacccccccaaaaaggtgacattatatgctgtcACCTCACATGAAACATttaatctcaaatccaaaatactggagtacagagccacgtTTAAATTGttagcttcactgtcaaaatagatactGTGTTGACTGTATACTCagtacaatctaaatctgatacctcactgtctgtcttttgactgatactgctttttaaacaagtctggtcagtctactcaaatatttgtactttatatttttctctctacaaGCAATACTTTGATAATTTATCATTTCTAATTATGATACGTTCATTTATGAATATATATTGCAGGTTTCAGGatactgatatatctgaatatgttggaaaaatatactgccactattttcaccaccaaataatagcagtgtgattttaatgtgattttactctttgcaggctgtcacaatgtcaagtcacagaggaaggctgtgcttctctggtctcagctctgaggtcaaacccctcacacctgagagagctggacctgagctacaatcacccaggagactcaggagtcagactgctctctgctgaacTGGAGGATCCACACCGCAGACTGGAGAAACTTAAGTATGTAGAGGGCTTATGTCAATGTTCACATCAGACATGTTTGAGttatcaggctagttaagacaaacattcttcaaccacttggacaaagttatatgcagactgtgtgttgtgtgtgtgtgtgtgtgtgtgagtgagtgagtgagagagagttcaCATgtgtccctcaatgactgtctgttgttctgcttactgctacagtgtggaacatggtggagagtacacaatgaaacctgggcttagaaaatgtgagtgttgactgaagaatatgactaagaataagtcttaatttaAGTTAAGTCAAAGACATCCATCATTActtacttggtcatattaaatatcagctgtatgttatagatactttgatactgaacaaaaatataaatgcaacatgcaacaatttcaaagagttacagttcatataaggaaatcagtctgtTGAACTAAATAAATAATGCcattatctatggatttcacatgatgggAAATACAGATAcatctattggtcacagatacctttaaaaaaagttgggggagtggatcagaaaaccagtcagtatctggtgtgaccaccatttgcctcatgcatcgcgacacatctccttcacatagagttgatcaggctgttgattgtggcctgtggaatgttgtccaactagttaagtaaaggttaaatattaCAAATTAAaacaactttatttaactaggcaagtcagtgaagaacaaattcttatttccaatgacggcctaccaaaagacaaaaggcctcctgaggggacgggggctgggatttacatttttaaataggacaaaacacacatcacgacaagagagacaacactacataaagagagacctaagacaacaaaatATCATGGCAGCAActtatgacaacacagcatggtagcaacacaacatgacaacaacatggtagcaacacaaactggcagcagcacaaaatggTACCTGCACAaagcatggtacaaacattattgggcacagacaacagcacaaaggcaagaaggtagagacaacaatacatcactcagagcagccacaactgtcagtaagagtgtccatgattgagtctttgaatgaagagatggagataaaactgtccagattgagtgtgaaaagtgagttaacattctaatgtgaatgatgatgatgatttctaatgttgtgtctggtttcatccatcagatgcctgtgatctcacactggacccaaacacagtaaatagactcctctctctgtctgaggagaacagaaaggtgacacggaggagagagaagcagccgtatcctgatcacccagagagatttgaggaccgtggacaggtgctgtgtagagagggtctgactgggcgctgttactgggaggtagagtggagtgggagtgGGGCTGtcataggagtgacatataaaggaatccgCAGGAGAGGAAGGGGTAATGACCATGGGCTTGGAtggaatgacaagtcctggagtctgttctgctctgacaacatTTACTATGCCTGGCACAATAATGCTCACATTACcttagacgtcccctcctccagctcccacagagtaggagtgtatctggactggccagccggcactctgtccttctacaaagtctcctctgacacactgacccacctgcacACATTCCacaccacattcactgagcccctctatccagggtttagggtttatgACACCTCTTCAGTGTCCCTGTGTCAGGTGGTCCCTGTGTAAAACACAACATGATGTTTCACTCTAATagtcatgttcagtaagacacactggaacaacaatgtagaatatctctctagtGTGTAAACATATGATAGTAAATATTCATGAATAAACACCATTGAAGTTGTCAGATATTGTCAACTAGAGTCATTTATTAATAGAATGAATCACCACACTGTGTTGTAAAACCTGGTTTCATTTACAAATCACTGATCTTGTTGTTATTGGGCTTCTTGGTGTTTGTAAATATTGTTGTCTGTAgaatgtttatttgtcaaattCTTGACACAACAATCTTGTTTGTGTTTAAACTCAATTCCACTGAATGAAATgtacatgtgacagatgtgactaATAAAGGTTAATCAACcagatggaagaagagaggtggaaatgttttaatattgatcacaatatgacagtacagtaaaTGGAATACAGTAATAGGGGTTGTATTCAGTACATAGAAATGGGTCTTCAGTTGAAAAGGAAGCTGTTATgatcacacacactcagaccttaACAGTgtaaaatgtcaacttcaatggggtcgTAGCTGTATTGAAGTGGTGTGTTTTTAGGGAATCTCCTTTCTCTATCATCTCTGGTACAACACCCTCTGTGGAGCTGGAAACTATgatcccacacacacagaccaatcattctatgttgttactactgtatgaTGCTGAGAGAACAGGACAATGGACACATCTCAATAATCTAGAGTGGCCTCATCAATCCACTGGAATGCCCCtctaactggtaattactagtgggaaactcatCTATCAATCCACTGGAATGCCCCTCCAACTGGtcattactagtgggaaactcatCTATCAATCCACTGGATTGCCCCTAGTGGAAAACTCATCTATCAATCCACTGGAATGCCCCTAGTGGGAAACTTGTCTATCATCTCTAAGCTACAACTTCtcctaccacaggaggttggtggcaccttaattgggaaggatggggtcgtggtaatggctggagcagaataaatggaatggtatcaaatacatcaaacatttggtttccatggtttccatgtgtttgatgccattccattcactccgttcaagccattattatgagccgtcctcccctcagcagcctccactgtctcCCACATACTGAACTCTGACATCACATACTAAAGAAATTACCGACATAACAGCATTTTTGGCAggtaaatgcaacaacaaaaaattctttATAAAATAACAtctattaaagctgcaatatgtacatTTTTGTGTGACCCGACCAagttatacactatatatatacacaaaagtatctGGACTcccctttaaattagtggatttggctatttcagccacacccgttgctgacaggtgtataaaatcgaggacacagccatacaatctacATAGACAAACATAGGCAGTAGAATTaacttactgaaaagctcagtgactttcaacgtgacaccgtcataagatgccccttttccaacaagtcagtttgtcacatttctgccctactagagctgcctcggtcaactgtaagtgctgttattgtgaagtgcaaacgtctaggagcaacaacgactcagcagcgaagtggtaggccacacaagctcacagaacgggaccaccgagtgttgAAGGGTGTAgtgcataaaaattgtctgtcctcggttgcaacattcacttctgagttccaaactgcttctagaagcaaagtcagcacaagaactgttcgtcaggagcttcttaaaatgggtttccatggccgagcagccgcacacaagcctaaaatcaccatgcgcaatgccaagcgtcggctggagtggtgtaaagcttgccgccattggactctggagcagtggaaactcgttctatggagtgatgaatctggcagtccaacagacaaatctgggtttggcagatgccagaactctacctacccgaatgcatagtgccaactgtaaagtttggtggaggagaaataatggtctagggctatttttcatggttcgggctaggccccttagttccagtgaagggaaatcttaaagctacagaaTAAGATGACATTCTAAACGATGCTGTGCTTCCATCTTTGTAGcagcagtttggggaaagccctttcctgtttcagcatgacaatgcccccgtgcacaaagcgaggtccatatagaaatggtttgtcgagattggtgtgaaagaacttgactggcctgcaccatagccctgacctcaactccatcgaacacctttgggatgaattggaatgcagactgtGAGCTAGGCCTAatttcccaacatcagtgcccgaactCACTAATGCTATTGTGACTGAattgaagcaagtccctgcagcgatGTTCCAACATCTCGTGGAAacccttctcagaagagtggaggttgttgtagcagtaaaggggggaccaagtccatattaatgcccatgattttggaaccagatgttcgacgagccggtgtccacatacttctggtcatttacatttacatcatttagcagacgctcttatccagagcgacttacaaattggtgcattcaccttatgatatccagtggaacaaccactttacaatagtacatctatattttttttgggggggggggttagaaggattactatatcctatcccaggtattccttaaagaggtggggtttcaggtgtctccggaaggtggtgattgactccgctgtcctggcatcgtgagggagcttgttccaccattggggtgccagggcagcaaacagttttgactgggctgagcgggaactgtgcttc
Above is a window of Salmo salar chromosome ssa03, Ssal_v3.1, whole genome shotgun sequence DNA encoding:
- the LOC106602013 gene encoding NLR family CARD domain-containing protein 3-like, encoding MCHIPVFCWISATVLEHMLKHKREEVPKTLTEMYTHLVVFHTKQNNEKYLGKEETGPHGSKVSILSLGKLAFQHLVKGNLIFYEEDLKVAGIDVNEASVYSGLCTQLFKEECGLYQEKVYCFVHLSIQEFLAAVYVFLSFINNNENLMDEPQSTSRNFSALFRNKPEVTVFTSAVDKALQSETGNLDLFLRFLLGLSLESNQKHLRGLMTKTRSSSQSHEETVKYIKEKIRENPSPERCINLFHCLNELNDHSLVEEVQSYMSSGNLSEAKLSPAQWSALVFVLLTSEKELDEFDLKKYSRSEEGLLRLLPVVKASRAALLSGCGVTEEGCASLVSALESNPSHLKELDLSNNDLKDSGVKLLSAGLGNPHCKLETLRLSQCQVTEEGCASLVSALRSNPSHLRELDLSYNHPGDSGVRLLSAELEDPHRRLEKLNVEHGGEYTMKPGLRKYACDLTLDPNTVNRLLSLSEENRKVTRRREKQPYPDHPERFEDRGQVLCREGLTGRCYWEVEWSGSGAVIGVTYKGIRRRGRGNDHGLGWNDKSWSLFCSDNIYYAWHNNAHITLDVPSSSSHRVGVYLDWPAGTLSFYKVSSDTLTHLHTFHTTFTEPLYPGFRVYDTSSVSLCQVVPV